Proteins encoded within one genomic window of Lynx canadensis isolate LIC74 chromosome B4, mLynCan4.pri.v2, whole genome shotgun sequence:
- the CLEC12B gene encoding C-type lectin domain family 12 member B isoform X2 produces MLLIGLVTLGIMLLQTSHEINSDSERLSQLQKTIHQQQDNFSQQLSDYRNFPTEEEHLKSQISSLLKRQEHMAIKLCQELIIRTSDHKCNPCPKMWQWYQNSCYYFATNEENTWINSRNNCLDQNSTLVKIDSLEEKDFLKSQPLPKFSFFWLGLSWDPSGKSWLWEDGSIPSPSLFSPREYTQINGSRGCAYFQKGKIYLSRCSAEISWICEKTATLVKIEDLD; encoded by the exons ATGCTGCTGATTGGGCTGGTGACCTTGGGGATCATGC TTTTGCAGACATCTCATGAAATTAACTCagattcagagagattaagtcaaCTGCAAAAAACCATCCACCAACAGCAAGATAACTTCTCCCAGCAGCTGAGTGACTACAGGAATTTTCCCACTGAGGAGGAGCATCTCAAATCCCAGATCTCCAGTCTATTGAAGCGGCAGGAACATATGGCCATCAAGCTCTGCCAAGAGCTGATCATTCGCACTTCAG accaCAAATGCAATCCTTGCCCTAAAATGTGGCAATGGTACCAAAACAGCTGCTATTATTTTgcaacaaatgaggaaaataccTGGATTAACAGTAGAAATAACTGCCTGGACCAGAATTCCACCTTGGTGAAGATAGATAGCTTGGAGGAAAAG GATTTTCTGAAGTCACAGCCATTacccaagttttctttcttctggttgGGCTTATCATGGGATCCATCTGGAAAGAGCTGGCTATGGGAGGATGGCTCCATTCCGTCTCCATCGTT ATTCAGCCCTCGAGAATACACCCAGATCAACGGATCCAGAGGATGTGCCTATTTTCAGAAAGGGAAGATTTATCTTTCCCGCTGCAGCGCTGAAATTTCTTGGATTTGTGAGAAGACAGCTACATTAGTGAAGATCGAAGATCTGGATTAA
- the CLEC12B gene encoding C-type lectin domain family 12 member B isoform X1, with translation MSEEVTYATLTFQDSVGARNNRDRNNLRKRGCPAPSPIWRQAALSLLTLCLMLLIGLVTLGIMLLQTSHEINSDSERLSQLQKTIHQQQDNFSQQLSDYRNFPTEEEHLKSQISSLLKRQEHMAIKLCQELIIRTSDHKCNPCPKMWQWYQNSCYYFATNEENTWINSRNNCLDQNSTLVKIDSLEEKDFLKSQPLPKFSFFWLGLSWDPSGKSWLWEDGSIPSPSLFSPREYTQINGSRGCAYFQKGKIYLSRCSAEISWICEKTATLVKIEDLD, from the exons ATGTCCGAAGAAGTGACTTACGCGACACTCACATTTCAGGATTCTGTTGGAGCAAGAAATAACCGGGATAGAAATAACCTAAGGAAAAGAG GGTGTCCAGCTCCTTCCCCCATCTGGCGCCAGGCTGCCCTGAGTCTGTTAACTCTTTGTCTGATGCTGCTGATTGGGCTGGTGACCTTGGGGATCATGC TTTTGCAGACATCTCATGAAATTAACTCagattcagagagattaagtcaaCTGCAAAAAACCATCCACCAACAGCAAGATAACTTCTCCCAGCAGCTGAGTGACTACAGGAATTTTCCCACTGAGGAGGAGCATCTCAAATCCCAGATCTCCAGTCTATTGAAGCGGCAGGAACATATGGCCATCAAGCTCTGCCAAGAGCTGATCATTCGCACTTCAG accaCAAATGCAATCCTTGCCCTAAAATGTGGCAATGGTACCAAAACAGCTGCTATTATTTTgcaacaaatgaggaaaataccTGGATTAACAGTAGAAATAACTGCCTGGACCAGAATTCCACCTTGGTGAAGATAGATAGCTTGGAGGAAAAG GATTTTCTGAAGTCACAGCCATTacccaagttttctttcttctggttgGGCTTATCATGGGATCCATCTGGAAAGAGCTGGCTATGGGAGGATGGCTCCATTCCGTCTCCATCGTT ATTCAGCCCTCGAGAATACACCCAGATCAACGGATCCAGAGGATGTGCCTATTTTCAGAAAGGGAAGATTTATCTTTCCCGCTGCAGCGCTGAAATTTCTTGGATTTGTGAGAAGACAGCTACATTAGTGAAGATCGAAGATCTGGATTAA